One window from the genome of Castellaniella sp. MT123 encodes:
- a CDS encoding cold-shock protein, translating to MKTEIGIVKWFNNDKGFGFIMPESGGKDLFAHYSEIQGSGHKSLEENQRVSFVTGAGQKGPCAMQIQVI from the coding sequence TTGAAAACAGAAATCGGTATCGTGAAGTGGTTCAACAATGACAAGGGCTTCGGCTTTATCATGCCCGAGTCAGGCGGCAAGGATCTCTTCGCGCACTACAGCGAAATTCAGGGCTCCGGCCACAAAAGCCTGGAAGAGAACCAGCGAGTTTCGTTTGTTACTGGCGCTGGGCAGAAAGGCCCCTGCGCAATGCAGATCCAGGTGATCTGA
- a CDS encoding universal stress protein produces the protein MYKRILVPLDGSPFSEEIIPYAAGLAAVHGTELVLLRVADKASDEEDARDYIDSIASTHGAHGLSLVDTGDAAQAILREAGRQPSTLLAMTSRGRSGLMELVLGSVAQRVVRGVGGPVLVYHPTGARTQGRAPVKLRSVVLPLDGGSLPEAMASDAAEFARWIDADLEVVSAVQSVSAAEVGEAAGSEMPALESGYVHSMATDLAKRHGVRIDWEVLHGDPVMAITDHVVRRGDVILAMVTRRKDALEAALLGSVTAGCLRKAGVPILMRLP, from the coding sequence ATGTACAAACGTATTCTCGTGCCGCTCGATGGTTCGCCGTTCTCGGAGGAAATCATTCCTTACGCGGCTGGCCTGGCGGCCGTTCACGGGACGGAGCTGGTGCTGTTGCGTGTCGCCGACAAGGCCTCCGACGAGGAGGATGCCAGGGATTACATCGACTCGATCGCGTCCACCCACGGAGCCCACGGATTGTCCCTGGTGGACACCGGCGATGCGGCCCAGGCGATCCTCAGAGAGGCCGGCCGCCAGCCTTCGACCCTGTTGGCGATGACTTCGCGCGGGCGTTCCGGGCTGATGGAACTCGTGTTGGGCAGTGTGGCGCAACGTGTCGTGCGCGGTGTCGGCGGTCCGGTGCTCGTGTATCACCCGACTGGGGCCAGGACGCAGGGCCGCGCCCCAGTAAAGCTGCGCAGTGTGGTGCTGCCCCTGGATGGCGGTTCGCTGCCCGAGGCGATGGCCAGTGACGCGGCCGAGTTTGCCCGTTGGATCGATGCCGATCTGGAGGTCGTCAGCGCGGTTCAGTCCGTCAGTGCCGCCGAGGTCGGCGAGGCGGCCGGCAGTGAAATGCCGGCGCTCGAATCCGGCTATGTCCACTCCATGGCAACGGATCTGGCCAAACGGCACGGTGTGCGCATCGATTGGGAAGTGTTGCACGGCGATCCGGTGATGGCGATCACCGATCATGTGGTTCGCCGTGGCGACGTCATCCTGGCGATGGTCACGCGGCGCAAGGACGCGCTTGAGGCGGCTTTGCTGGGCAGTGTGACGGCGGGTTGTCTGCGCAAGGCCGGTGTGCCGATCCTGATGCGCTTGCCTTGA
- a CDS encoding phospholipase: protein MNDRTWSALRTDRTLAFHTSHPEGPAQRLLILLHGVGGNETNLAPLAEAMPADTLIALARAPLTLGAGQYAWFQVSFGPQGPRPDLIAAENSRQQIAQFIAELQDEYTVSPASTVVAGFSQGGIMSASVGLTRPELVAGFGILAGRILPELEPQLAERAALARIRAFIGHGRSDTKLPVDWAHRADAWLSNLGIPHETHLYPGDHGISPAMYKDFASWFIALTSQEK from the coding sequence ATGAACGATAGAACCTGGTCCGCGCTGCGCACCGATCGCACGCTCGCATTCCACACCAGTCACCCCGAGGGTCCAGCGCAGAGGCTGCTGATTCTACTGCATGGTGTCGGAGGCAACGAGACCAACCTCGCACCGCTTGCCGAGGCAATGCCTGCGGACACACTCATTGCCCTGGCCCGAGCGCCCTTGACCCTCGGAGCGGGTCAATATGCCTGGTTCCAGGTGTCCTTTGGACCGCAAGGCCCACGCCCGGATCTGATTGCAGCTGAGAACAGCCGCCAGCAGATCGCCCAGTTCATCGCCGAACTGCAAGACGAGTACACCGTGTCGCCGGCCAGCACCGTGGTGGCCGGTTTCAGCCAGGGCGGAATCATGAGCGCCAGCGTTGGGCTGACCCGCCCCGAACTGGTCGCGGGCTTCGGTATCCTTGCCGGGCGCATTCTCCCCGAGTTGGAGCCGCAACTGGCGGAGCGCGCCGCACTGGCCAGGATTCGGGCATTCATCGGGCATGGCCGAAGCGATACCAAGCTGCCGGTGGATTGGGCACATCGGGCCGACGCCTGGCTCTCGAACCTGGGCATCCCGCACGAAACGCATTTGTACCCAGGAGATCATGGCATCTCGCCGGCCATGTACAAAGACTTCGCGTCCTGGTTCATAGCGCTGACCAGCCAGGAAAAGTGA
- a CDS encoding NAD(P)-binding domain-containing protein: MNITLIGAGNMGAGFVKQLTQAGHQVRVTARHLEKAQALADAHAGATATPADQVLGDSQVVIVATAFADAVPALKALGSLDGRIVIDITNPLTADFMGLTLGHETSAAEEIAKALPGVPVVKAFNTLLAQVLAEGPTFAGGQTAPVFYAGDDERAKQTVRALAESMGFEPVDAGGLKNARYLEPLAGLNIYFAYGAGHGTQIAPTWIRRA; the protein is encoded by the coding sequence ATGAACATCACACTCATTGGCGCCGGCAACATGGGCGCGGGCTTCGTCAAACAACTGACCCAGGCGGGTCACCAGGTACGGGTCACAGCGCGCCATCTGGAGAAGGCCCAGGCTTTGGCCGATGCCCATGCGGGTGCCACCGCGACGCCGGCGGATCAGGTGCTTGGTGATTCGCAGGTCGTGATCGTCGCCACCGCCTTCGCTGATGCCGTGCCCGCGCTCAAGGCGTTGGGCTCGCTCGACGGCCGCATCGTCATCGACATCACCAACCCGCTGACGGCCGACTTCATGGGTCTGACGCTGGGCCACGAAACCTCGGCCGCCGAAGAGATCGCCAAGGCACTGCCCGGCGTCCCGGTGGTCAAAGCCTTTAACACCCTGCTGGCCCAGGTGCTGGCCGAAGGCCCCACGTTTGCCGGGGGCCAGACCGCGCCTGTTTTCTATGCCGGTGACGATGAACGAGCCAAGCAAACCGTGCGCGCGCTGGCCGAGAGCATGGGCTTCGAGCCGGTGGATGCGGGCGGACTGAAGAACGCGCGCTATCTGGAGCCGCTGGCCGGCCTGAACATCTACTTTGCCTATGGCGCCGGTCATGGCACGCAGATCGCACCGACCTGGATCCGCCGCGCCTGA
- a CDS encoding TIGR00730 family Rossman fold protein — MTLPPDLAKRLRAIQESPSYRLAQEDVELLGEKDLRPLRLQLELLKPERVLLEQGVGSTIVVFGSARVTDVETAHARLAALQKTTTASAGADTRRELALARRRVEQARYYEQARRFAQLISCRFQKEERCDFVVVTGGGPGIMEAANRGAFEVGARSIGFNVNLPHEQEPNPYISPELAFRCHYFALRKMHFLLHARGLVAFPGGYGTLDELFEVLTLIQTRKMEPIPVVLVGRDFWRRTIDFDYLVDEGYIAPTDVDLFTCVDEAEEIMAALERFHAGRIPADVP, encoded by the coding sequence ATGACGCTGCCTCCAGACCTCGCCAAACGCCTGCGGGCCATCCAGGAATCCCCCAGCTACCGGTTGGCGCAGGAAGACGTCGAACTGCTCGGGGAAAAAGACCTGCGGCCGCTGCGGCTTCAACTCGAACTGCTCAAACCCGAACGCGTCCTGCTCGAGCAAGGCGTGGGTTCGACGATCGTGGTGTTCGGCAGCGCGCGCGTGACCGATGTCGAGACCGCCCATGCACGGCTTGCCGCACTGCAGAAAACAACCACGGCCTCGGCAGGCGCGGACACACGCCGCGAACTGGCGCTTGCCCGCCGCCGGGTCGAACAGGCTCGCTACTACGAGCAGGCACGCCGCTTCGCCCAACTGATCTCATGCCGCTTCCAGAAGGAGGAACGCTGCGATTTCGTGGTCGTGACCGGAGGTGGACCCGGGATCATGGAAGCCGCCAATCGCGGGGCCTTCGAGGTCGGTGCACGATCGATCGGGTTCAACGTCAACCTGCCTCACGAACAGGAACCCAATCCTTACATCAGCCCGGAACTGGCATTTCGCTGCCATTATTTCGCCTTGCGCAAGATGCACTTCCTGTTGCATGCGCGCGGCCTGGTCGCCTTTCCCGGCGGCTACGGCACATTGGACGAGCTGTTCGAGGTGCTGACCCTGATCCAGACCCGCAAGATGGAGCCGATCCCTGTGGTGCTGGTCGGACGGGATTTCTGGCGCCGGACCATCGACTTCGACTATCTGGTGGACGAGGGCTATATCGCGCCGACCGACGTTGACCTGTTCACCTGCGTCGACGAAGCCGAGGAAATCATGGCCGCGCTGGAACGCTTCCATGCGGGTCGGATACCTGCCGACGTACCATGA
- a CDS encoding class III extradiol ring-cleavage dioxygenase translates to MPRSPSLFISHGSPMFALEPGILGPRLRQLGATLQGIAAILVVSPHWQTSGLRVTGAERQTAIHDFGGFPAPLYALEYAPPGAPALAQGIVELLDHAGLPATVDVSRGLDHGAWVPLRYLKPDADIPVIQVSMPRGMDAEGALRLGRMLAPLRDHNVLIVGSGSLTHNLYEFRRHIKDPQYAQEFADWVASALARHDDDTLIGYRARAPHASRAHPTEEHYLPLLVALGTSTSNESRTRIVGGMTDGVLSMDSFGFGLNLEQQQEAA, encoded by the coding sequence ATGCCCCGTTCACCCTCGCTCTTCATTTCCCACGGCTCACCCATGTTTGCGCTGGAACCCGGCATTCTCGGGCCCCGTCTGCGCCAGCTGGGTGCTACGCTTCAGGGCATCGCCGCCATCCTGGTGGTATCGCCCCACTGGCAGACATCAGGCTTGCGTGTGACGGGTGCCGAGCGGCAAACGGCCATTCATGACTTTGGCGGATTCCCGGCACCGTTGTACGCGCTCGAGTATGCGCCACCTGGCGCACCCGCGCTTGCGCAGGGAATCGTCGAGCTGCTCGACCATGCCGGCCTGCCCGCCACCGTGGACGTGTCGCGCGGGCTGGATCACGGCGCCTGGGTGCCCTTGCGTTACCTGAAGCCGGATGCCGATATTCCGGTGATACAGGTCTCCATGCCGCGCGGCATGGATGCTGAAGGTGCATTACGGCTGGGACGGATGCTGGCCCCACTGCGCGACCACAATGTGCTCATTGTGGGATCGGGAAGCCTGACGCACAACCTCTACGAATTTCGCCGCCACATCAAAGACCCCCAGTATGCTCAGGAATTCGCGGACTGGGTGGCATCGGCCCTGGCGCGGCACGACGACGATACGCTGATCGGCTACCGCGCACGCGCACCCCACGCATCGCGGGCTCACCCGACCGAAGAGCACTACCTGCCTCTGTTGGTGGCGCTGGGCACCAGCACATCGAACGAGTCCCGCACCCGCATCGTGGGCGGCATGACCGACGGCGTGTTGTCGATGGACAGCTTTGGCTTCGGCCTGAATCTTGAACAACAGCAGGAGGCTGCATGA